From the Hordeum vulgare subsp. vulgare chromosome 1H, MorexV3_pseudomolecules_assembly, whole genome shotgun sequence genome, the window TATGCATCAACATGTATAGTTTGTAGTACCGTAAAACATGTTTGAAATAAAAAAGAATTGATCAAAAAAAACAcaacataaaaaggaaaaataaaccatAAAATCTAACAAaaataaaccctaaaaccctaaactcCAACAAAAATTAAACCCTAAAAATCTAAACCCCAACAAAAAAGACACAAAAtccttagtcccggttggtgtcaccaaccgggactaaaggtccttgaGCCCCACCGCACGCTCACAGCCACGTGAACGGACTTTAGTCCTGGGTTATGGCTAGCCACGACTAAAGggtggggggctttagtccccaccttttagtcccggttggtgatccGGGACTAATGGTCATTGCCAACTGGGACTAAATCCCCGTTCTCCACTAGTGTACGTTTCCCAACACCTTTATCAATTGCCGATTTAACTATTTGATGAAACATGTTGCAATACTCAAAATTATGCTTGgacgaatcatgcaaattacaaaACATTCATCCTTGGTTTGATGGCTTGGTATGGTGATCAAGAATTCTAATGTAATTATTTCTCACCAACAAATCAAATATTTGACCACACATGCTTAAATTAAAGGTATATTTCTTATTTTCTAGCCAATATAAGGCTTTGGAGGTAAGCAAACGAATGGTTCATATTTGGAATCTCCCCATTCGGCTATGCATTGTGTTTGCACTCTATCTCGAGTGTCTTTGAATAAGATATTATGTTAGCATCGGTTTTCCCAAAAGAATTTAACCTTCGCTTTTAAATATCTGAAACGAAAATAGTTTGAACACACATGTTTCATTTGAGACCAAGtgtaagcaaagtatgaaacaaacaaAGCTACCCAATTAGATATGAACTTTAAGTAAAGCAATGGCAAAAGCTTTAGTTGGAATAAGACATCATCGGTCTCTATGGATGTTAGAACATTTTGACCGATATGTTGTGTAATGGTTTTATTGCTAACAAATAAATTACCcttcctcattggtctttcaaaaCTACTTATGAGAATTTTTCTAATAGAAGCATCAACAATAAAGTTGTGATCAAATCGGAAAATAGGTAAATCAATTGCTAGACATAACTCTTCAAATATGTTGGGAGAGCATGATGGTTGTGTATTATGAACAATAGCTTGCTCCACTTTTGGATAACTCTCCAACactttgttgttttctttttcttgaaTAGATTCGACACATGTACACACGAACACGTCACATGTACCCTCGACAACGGGGCTCATGCACCGCAGCTCACCTCGAAGCAGGCCCGTCCGGAAGGGCGGTACACAAGCAATCCGGTGGGTGCTTCTGAGGACCCGAAACCCCACACGCCCGGAAAGGGCTCCGTCAGGGCGCGTGGCGGCTATAGGTTGCGCTAGATCGACCTCATCGTCCAAAGGGCCTCATGGATCAATTCCCTCCAAGATAAAAGCGAacgaagaacgaggaagaagaagaagaagggagagggataaaggtaaaggtaaaaagcggtagattaatttgtttgattttgtgttgttgttgttcaatcGGTTCGTCACCTCTTTTCTATATAAGATGGGGTGAACTTCCCATACAATAAAAGGACTTGCCTTGTCGTCCAAATcacaaaaaactaacctaatacggACTCTTCATGACCTCCGGGCCGGATGTCCCGGATGATCCAGCCAAGCCCAAATTTCTGACGGCAGCACATTGATCGAACTATAACTTTTCCATATAACCTCGTATTAAAACAATTATTATATCAAAATCTACCGGTTCGACCAGACGAACAATTTTGCTTTTTTTTAGGGGTAGACGAACAATTTTGCTGCTGAATACTTTTCGATGTGAGGTCTTCTTGAGGAAGTTTCGGGATGTTTTCTAATATCTGCAGTAGAAAACGTTGCCCGCACGTCCGGACTCTTGTCCAGATCACCCAAGCTCCATCCGGATCATCTGGGCGCCACCCTGATCATCCAGCTTCAATGGGCTCAAAAATTACTGTTATGTTGGTTTATACTGAAAAGTAGTTGAAATACAATGGTACCTTTAAATATAGAAGAAAAAATAGATGAAACATGTCATGGTAATTTTATTGTAAACCCTATGACAACTTCAGTATAAACATGTGACAacttttagctcaaaaaaatcatcaaaacatatcaatatgagatctagtttttaAGGAACTCGTCGAGacggatttaatgatgaaaacggatttttaattggattttttatttaaaagataaaacatttttaagtctaaaaaccaaaaagatttcacTGACGTCATATATTTGATACGACAAGATGAATGGTTATAGAGGCGTGTGGACCATATTGCCTCATGTCAAACGTGTGTGCATTATCATTTACTCCCTACGTTTCTAAATATTTGTCGTTTTAGATATATTTCACTACAGACTACATATAAATATAATTTAAAggttagattcattcattttcgtATGTAGCCCAAgttgaatttttaaaaaataaatattTAAAAACGGAAAGAGTAGAAACAAAAATGGCTATATCATGAATCAAGTCATTTggggtgtgtttggtttgaggACCGAAAGTCATGGAATATTCCCTGGTTCGGGTGCGGGGGTGAGCGCGGTGAGAATTGCTtggttatttctttttttctttgctttCTCATACGAATAACGAGTCGATTCCTTCAAATCGGTGGAATCGGTTGATAAAGCTTCTGAAAGGAATATTCCCTGCATGCGGATGACCCAATTTCGATTCCTAACCCAACTAAACACGAGAACGGCTGCTAGGGATGGAACCAACTCTACGATTCCACCTCATCCTAAAACCAAACACATCCTTGTAGAGTAGTACTAGTACTGGTTAAGTAGCCGGTCAAGCATCACATCCTCAGATAGGCACCCTCTACATAGCGCTAAACTCTCTTCCTTCCGGCCCTCCCAGACCCAATTATTAGGTCCCTAAACCCTCGTCTCCTTCCGCGCACGGCCGCACCGGAGCCGCCGCCGGAGATGTCGCTCTCCAAGCCGCTCGCGGCGCGCCGCCTCGTGCCGGCGCTCTTCCCGCTCGCCCACGCGGACGCCGCCTCGGCCGCGGCCTCCCGCCGCGCCCGCCGCCGGGGCGCGTTCGTCTCGACGCCCCCGGCCCCGCCGCCCTCCCCGAGCTCCGTGCGCCTCGCGGAGCCGCTCCCCTCGCTGGCCCCCTCCCGCCTCGCGCTCCACAACAGCGTCCTGGCCCTCCTCTCCCCTACCCCCGCCGCCCAGGCCCCCGACCTCGACGAGGCCGCGCTGCTCACCCGCCACGCGCTCCACTCCAACTGCCGCCCCTCCTCCTTCACCTGCATCGCCGTCCTCGCCGCGCTCCTCCGCGCGCGCCGCCTCGACGACTTCTTCGCGCTCCACCGCTTCGCCCTCCAGGCCGCAGtcccgcccaccgccgccacccacgcgctctacctctccgccctcgccgcgcgccgcctccCCGATGCCGCACTCCTCCACCTCCGCCTCATCGCCCGCCCCGGATCCCCCGTGCCCCCCTCCCCGACCGCCTACCGGGTCGTGGTCAAGTGCCTCGTCGCGGACCacggccgcctcgccgacgccgtcGAGCTCAAGGATGAGATGCTCGCCTCCGGGTTCGTCGGACCCGATCCCCATGTCTACAGCCTCCTCATGGCTGGGTTTGTGGAAGCCAGGGATGGGGCCAAAGCCGTGGAGCTCTACCAAGAATTGCAGGACAAGCTTGGTGGCGAGCCTGTCCTCGATGGCATCGTGTACGGGAGCCTCATGAAGGCCTACTTCCTTATGGGAATGGAGGAGAAGGCCATGGAGTGCTACAAAGAGGTCTTCTCTCCGGACTCAGAGGTGAGGTTTGGGACTGAGAGCTATAATGAGGTGGTGGATGCGCTTGGGCAGAACCAAAGGTTAGAGGATGCACTCAACCTGTTCGACAGAATGCTTCGGGAGCATGACCCTCCATTGAGGATTACGGTTGATGTGAGAAGCTTCAGCGTGATGGTGGATGCCTACTGTGCGGCTGGAAGGTTTGAGGATGCGATTGCGGTGTTCCGGAGGATGGGAGAGTATAAGGTGGTACCTGATGTAGCAGCATACAACAATCTGATTCGCCATCTCGGGCTTAATCGACTGGTAGATGAGGCAGAGGTGCTCCACAAGGAGATGTGCGAGCAAATTCTTGTTGCAGATGAGGAGACATGTGTTCTGCTCATGGAGGCGTGCTTTAAGGCGGACCGCATCGATGATGGTATCAGTTACTTCGACAAAATGGCTGAGTTGGAGTTGAAGCCCGATGCATCTGCATATCATAGGATTGTCGACGGCCTGGTCGGTTTAAGCTTGCTCGACAAGGCTCAGGAGTACTTCGATCAGATGAGGGAGAAGGGAATTCACCCAAGCATTGCAACCTATGAGACACTGCTGAAGGCGTATGTTGACGTTGGCGCGGCACGGTTGGATGATGCAGCCAAGGTAGCAAAATGTATCCTCTTGGATGAGAATGTGGTTTTTAGTGATGAGATGAGGGAGCTTTTGGAAGGCGCACTCCGTGGAGAGGGCAGGGAAGATGACATAGCAAAGCTGTATGAAGACGTGGAGAGAGAGAAGGCCGAAGCAGTTCTGCGGGCGGAGGAAGAGAAGGCGAGGGCAGAGGCACTTGCCAGGGAAGAGAGGGCGGCGAGGAGGGCAGAGGCTGCTGCCAAGGACGAGGCTGCGGCGAAAGCTAGTGCTGCTGCCATCGAGGCTATCATTGGCCATAGAAGGAAAACAGAAGGTGAGACAGCAGAACCTGCATCTACTCCAAACGCTCTCGGCGGCGGGTTTCTCAGCAGGCTTGGCCTCAGTTCGCCTGGAGAAGGTGCGCCTCAAGACACCCCAATAATAAGCACTGAAACAAAAGATGGGCAGGAGCAATTTTGATGGTCATGAGCCTTCATGTCCTGCATTTGTTCTGAGCACTAGTCGTGCATTTTCGTATCGATTCTAGGGGCATCAATCTGTATGAACTCTGATGGCTACAAAGGTTTCTAACTTTCGACTGTATCTCCAGTTGAGACCTTGTGTAACTATGATTGATGCATAACAATAGAGCAATAACCATGAGATCTTGATGAATTGTCATCAATAGTATATTTTTCCTATTTGTCAAGTACTCCcttcgtaaactaatataaaagcatttaaaaacactactttagtaatctaaacactcttatattagtttacagtgtATAATGAAATTGTAAACCAGTTGTATTTCTGTCTGGAACTGCAACACGAACTACGGACAAAAGCAGAATGTGGGACTCCGTACTACTATCTGAAATCGTACTGTATTTCATTCTGTGATAATGTTTGCCTTACACAGTATCAACACAATCCACGCGTATATTGAGGAGAAACAATCAAACGTATGATAAACCCATAGTTTAGCTGCTGAAAAGGCTACCAGAAGGCACAGCCGGCAAATGATGCTGCATTTTGGCCTCTGAATCAGCCCAGGAACCCTGATATTGTTTTGGTAAACATATAGTTCTAGGGCTCCATTGTCTCGGAAAATCTTGGCTCCGCAGCCTTGAAGGGTCGGTGTCCCTACAGATTCttcatcaacaagaacaacaattatCTTCTCTTGCCCCTCTCCTCCGTCATCGGGGATCTGCAAGTGTAAGGGCCAAATTGACGTCAGTCTCAGTTACCCATAGTCCCAATGACGTGCCGAAAAGAGTAGAAACCACCTCAAACATGGCTTCTGTTAAAATGCCCTCCAAAATAGATCGTAGACCTCTCGCCCCGGTTTCTCTCACAGATGCTTTCTTTGCTATTAGCCTCAAAGCGTTTTCAGTAATATGCAATTTTACCTTGTGGAGGAAAAATGAACAAACACATTTCTTGTTACAAATCATCAAAGAAGGAATCCTTTAGTTAAAACTTCTGACGCGAACAAATCACGGACTAACATCATTCATCTTGAACAACTTCTTGTATTGCTTGGCTATTGCGTTCTTGGGCTCTCTGATAACCTGGAAAGATAAATTAGCTAGGTTTTCGATTTGTCGACAAAATGGGATGAAACAGTGCAATGCAGAATGTAATAACTGGACTGCAAAGCAGTCCTTCAGGAAGAAATTATTATAACAGAGATGGTCCCAAATAAAATAGTCAGGAAGGAAACAAAAATGCGCAAAACGTGTGCTACCTGAATCAGTTGATCTTCAGTGAGATGAGTCAAGCCAACTATTATTGGCAACCTCCCAATAAATTCTGGTGTCAGGCCATAGGCAATCAGATCATCATTCTCGATCTAAATAAGGAGTTATTGAGTATTATCTCTTGTATCAACGTGGGCATTAACAACTAAAACGTGGCACAAAACCGGTAACTAAGCTACCTCTTCAAACAAGCTTGATTGTTCATTCATCAAAGCATAATCCCTCAATTCATGACGTATTGGTGTTCCGAAACCAAAAGGACAGTGGTGAAGTCTTGCATACCACACAGATACTTTCAGACACGATTTAGAAGTTATATATAAAAGAAGAATAGAATGGTTCCAAAAGGTAGAAATCTGAATAACCTTTCTGAGATAATCTTTCCCAAGTCTGAGAAGGCACCTCCACAAATGAAGAGTATGTTTGTTGTATCAACCTGCAAAACAAATTAAACGTATCCCCAATCCATCATTGTAATAAGAAGGTACTGATTACATTTTTGTAGTAAATTTAGTTCGTAGTGCCAACTGCCTGCGACAAAAGGAACAGCAGCCATCTATGAAGTTCAGTTAACCACATGTCACC encodes:
- the LOC123448526 gene encoding pentatricopeptide repeat-containing protein At3g49240, mitochondrial-like; the encoded protein is MSLSKPLAARRLVPALFPLAHADAASAAASRRARRRGAFVSTPPAPPPSPSSVRLAEPLPSLAPSRLALHNSVLALLSPTPAAQAPDLDEAALLTRHALHSNCRPSSFTCIAVLAALLRARRLDDFFALHRFALQAAVPPTAATHALYLSALAARRLPDAALLHLRLIARPGSPVPPSPTAYRVVVKCLVADHGRLADAVELKDEMLASGFVGPDPHVYSLLMAGFVEARDGAKAVELYQELQDKLGGEPVLDGIVYGSLMKAYFLMGMEEKAMECYKEVFSPDSEVRFGTESYNEVVDALGQNQRLEDALNLFDRMLREHDPPLRITVDVRSFSVMVDAYCAAGRFEDAIAVFRRMGEYKVVPDVAAYNNLIRHLGLNRLVDEAEVLHKEMCEQILVADEETCVLLMEACFKADRIDDGISYFDKMAELELKPDASAYHRIVDGLVGLSLLDKAQEYFDQMREKGIHPSIATYETLLKAYVDVGAARLDDAAKVAKCILLDENVVFSDEMRELLEGALRGEGREDDIAKLYEDVEREKAEAVLRAEEEKARAEALAREERAARRAEAAAKDEAAAKASAAAIEAIIGHRRKTEGETAEPASTPNALGGGFLSRLGLSSPGEGAPQDTPIISTETKDGQEQF
- the LOC123448531 gene encoding CLP protease regulatory subunit CLPX1, mitochondrial-like yields the protein MYAAARRLLSTRACSAARVSPVPSRAPSCYSAAQSKSPPPPRFPTPKEIRRGLDQYVVGQDKAKKVLCVAVHNHYKRIYSEPSNKSSSQASAGRDAGTAAEDDTELEKSNILLLGPTGSGKTLLAKTLARFANVPFVIADATAVTQAGYSGEDVESIVYKLLVAADFNVEAAERGIIYIDEVDKLAKKVGCQEDRRDVSGEGVQQALLKMFEGTVISVPRKRSQNGLSHGCVEVDTTNILFICGGAFSDLGKIISERLHHCPFGFGTPIRHELRDYALMNEQSSLFEEIENDDLIAYGLTPEFIGRLPIIVGLTHLTEDQLIQVIREPKNAIAKQYKKLFKMNDVKLHITENALRLIAKKASVRETGARGLRSILEGILTEAMFEIPDDGGEGQEKIIVVLVDEESVGTPTLQGCGAKIFRDNGALELYVYQNNIRVPGLIQRPKCSIICRLCLLVAFSAAKLWVYHTFDCFSSIYAWIVLILCKANIITE